The following are encoded together in the Adhaeribacter arboris genome:
- a CDS encoding YbaB/EbfC family nucleoid-associated protein: MFDMFSMMGKIKEVQAKMKEAQDNLQFITVTAESGAGMVKAKANGLRKLISLEIDASLLNQEDKEMLTDLVVAAVNKALDEASDKARDEMKRHTEGLLPNIPGLDLSSLGL, from the coding sequence ATGTTTGATATGTTTTCTATGATGGGTAAAATAAAAGAGGTCCAGGCTAAGATGAAAGAAGCCCAGGATAACCTTCAGTTTATTACGGTAACCGCGGAGTCAGGAGCAGGCATGGTAAAAGCAAAAGCGAATGGCTTACGTAAGTTAATTTCCTTAGAGATTGATGCCTCTTTATTGAACCAGGAGGATAAAGAAATGTTGACCGATTTAGTAGTAGCTGCCGTTAATAAAGCCTTAGACGAAGCCAGCGATAAAGCACGCGACGAGATGAAACGCCACACCGAAGGCCTTTTACCTAATATTCCGGGTTTAGATTTAAGCAGCCTTGGTTTATAA
- a CDS encoding PAS domain-containing protein: protein MAKRIALVYLVLGLSWITFSSWTLQKMGTILQLSIQQIFWLESWKGYAYVTVTAIVLYGFLHRLFTKRRNADKQFRRLFDDNPNPMWVFDAETLRFLAVNRAMLEEYGYSQEELLGMTIKDIRPAESIEALEKRLQEEIPSYSKSGIWCHRRKNGELFYVRIYSNTTEYNGRKCRLVMAFDISPIIHAEQENRILTNRLAKKERHLRSLIDSQTTFLIRIDTQGQHTFVNQAYCQKLDYRPESIIGQPFTQDTHPEDQKYFEDVITKCLRQPGQVQPLIIHKYNTAGEIRILEWEFVAIKTVNAKITELQGMGRDVTEEFKSVEKIKEYTQRINDILESITDGFYAIDKNWNFTYVNKEFERILHCKREEIMGNSLWDQFPELKSLKFYSEYQRAMTEQVKVQFEEYYPRFRKWFGVSAYPSVDGLTVYFQDITQEKLAQEKDFENTQNLNALINNPNALIWSVNRDYQLITANQPFLEQLALTTGRYLQKGDSVLYPNLNPEINAKWIALYERAFQGEIYTVEDQLITANKEVNYVEISFNPIRDRDGNITGTGCFSRDITETKRHQLKIQEQNEKLKEIAWIQSHKVRVPVANILGLIHAFNYKNLADPFNLEVLANLNIVTHDLDTIIRDIVNKTNEVEDNPHKSPNNKLMLGDRISTRIAP, encoded by the coding sequence ATGGCTAAAAGAATTGCACTGGTTTACTTAGTTCTGGGGCTGAGTTGGATTACTTTTAGCAGTTGGACTCTGCAAAAAATGGGTACTATTTTGCAGCTTTCGATACAACAGATTTTCTGGCTGGAAAGCTGGAAGGGGTATGCGTATGTTACCGTTACGGCTATAGTTTTATACGGTTTTTTGCACCGCCTGTTCACGAAACGTCGTAATGCGGACAAGCAATTCCGGCGGCTTTTCGACGACAATCCGAACCCCATGTGGGTGTTTGATGCGGAAACTTTACGTTTCCTGGCTGTAAACCGGGCCATGCTCGAAGAATACGGCTATAGCCAAGAAGAACTGCTTGGAATGACCATTAAAGATATCCGGCCAGCGGAAAGTATTGAGGCGCTGGAGAAAAGATTACAGGAAGAAATTCCCTCCTACTCTAAAAGCGGAATCTGGTGCCATCGGCGCAAAAATGGCGAATTGTTTTACGTGCGCATTTACTCTAACACTACGGAATATAATGGCCGCAAATGCCGGCTGGTAATGGCCTTCGATATTTCTCCCATTATCCACGCGGAGCAGGAAAACCGGATATTAACGAACCGGTTGGCAAAAAAAGAACGTCACCTGCGTTCGCTCATTGATTCTCAAACTACCTTCCTTATCCGGATTGATACCCAGGGGCAACATACCTTCGTGAACCAAGCTTACTGCCAAAAGTTAGATTACCGCCCCGAATCCATAATAGGGCAGCCATTTACGCAGGATACGCACCCAGAAGATCAAAAATACTTTGAGGATGTAATAACTAAATGTTTGCGGCAACCAGGGCAAGTTCAGCCTTTAATTATTCATAAATACAACACAGCCGGTGAGATTCGGATATTGGAATGGGAATTTGTTGCTATAAAAACAGTTAACGCTAAAATTACCGAGTTGCAGGGTATGGGCCGGGACGTTACGGAAGAATTTAAATCCGTCGAGAAAATCAAAGAATATACCCAGCGCATCAATGATATACTGGAAAGTATTACGGATGGCTTTTATGCCATCGACAAGAACTGGAATTTTACTTACGTGAATAAAGAATTTGAACGCATCCTGCACTGTAAGCGGGAAGAGATTATGGGCAATTCTCTCTGGGATCAATTTCCGGAGCTAAAATCGCTTAAATTCTACAGCGAGTACCAGCGGGCCATGACCGAGCAGGTAAAAGTACAGTTTGAAGAATATTATCCGCGTTTCCGGAAATGGTTCGGCGTATCGGCTTATCCATCCGTGGACGGCTTGACCGTTTATTTTCAGGATATAACCCAGGAAAAATTAGCGCAGGAAAAAGATTTTGAGAACACGCAAAATTTAAATGCGCTGATAAATAATCCCAATGCGTTAATTTGGTCGGTGAACAGAGATTATCAACTGATTACGGCCAATCAACCCTTTTTGGAACAACTGGCGCTTACTACCGGCCGGTACTTGCAAAAAGGCGATAGTGTTCTCTACCCGAACTTAAATCCGGAAATAAATGCAAAATGGATAGCTTTATACGAAAGAGCGTTTCAGGGCGAAATTTATACGGTAGAAGACCAGTTAATCACCGCGAATAAAGAGGTAAATTACGTAGAAATAAGCTTTAATCCTATTCGCGACCGCGATGGCAATATCACCGGTACGGGCTGCTTTTCGCGGGACATTACCGAAACGAAACGGCACCAGTTAAAAATTCAGGAACAAAACGAAAAATTAAAAGAAATAGCCTGGATTCAATCGCATAAAGTGCGGGTTCCGGTAGCAAACATTCTAGGCCTCATTCATGCTTTTAATTACAAAAACTTAGCGGATCCGTTTAATCTGGAAGTTTTGGCTAATCTGAACATTGTTACGCACGACCTGGATACCATTATCCGGGATATTGTAAATAAAACGAATGAAGTAGAAGACAATCCGCATAAATCGCCCAATAATAAGTTAATGCTGGGCGACCGGATCAGTACCCGCATAGCTCCGTAA
- a CDS encoding T9SS type B sorting domain-containing protein codes for MLLSLLFGTKLQAQTNCPEKFKAYNAKGLEVNIFCVGEKIRFKSCSTNAQPDKEYYDANKNDGLAFPDTTKSVTYNAPGTYTVTQLINTGLPGNNQFERTFTVLNTPPPTLTSFTCAFNKVNFRITDAHYDYYRLNFGDGTERRVLPGKDTSYQYKNAGTYQISIKAAYRNATCTVENTVKVQTLPAINIPELQSLQITQYAVSQGSLILQASSLQPDYNYFIERAPVGSTNFQEIQLLSSVPVSGTITLTHTDTRTPYQYRLQVTDSCGTKTGIFSQVLVSQPIKITSAEKALQILWSPYPNTTEVVNYQIFRDNKLLQTLPAAATTYLDAAVACGRQYCYQVVAQLISNRSSRSNDTCQTGVATVPPQYGFALASFNAQNQVVLKLLIPTNETLAEVSWQKKINNGPFVNLGQVKQTLYLDSASFNENNQPCYQATYTDSCGLTSAVSNQTCPVILSGTFHSTENRVNLRWSAFVGLTAAPRYTIEVSDDATGQLLSSSEVGSNTTFTDRKLNTTSQLLAYRIKVTTANSPEISYSNKIRVAQAFTATIPNAFSPNSDGLNDIFEVKGRFIQAVRLKIYNRWGQVIFESKNPGEGWNGKINGQDAPVGTYIFSFTAQDLDGNTIQRKGSVTLIK; via the coding sequence TTGCTGCTTAGTCTTTTATTCGGCACAAAACTACAAGCCCAAACAAATTGTCCCGAGAAATTTAAAGCTTATAATGCCAAAGGCTTGGAAGTAAACATCTTTTGCGTAGGTGAAAAAATTCGATTTAAATCTTGCTCAACTAACGCCCAACCCGATAAAGAATATTACGACGCTAACAAAAACGACGGATTAGCTTTCCCGGACACGACGAAAAGCGTTACTTATAATGCGCCGGGCACTTACACCGTTACGCAATTAATTAATACGGGCTTGCCCGGTAATAACCAGTTCGAGCGAACATTTACCGTATTAAACACTCCCCCACCCACCCTCACGAGTTTTACCTGCGCCTTCAATAAAGTTAATTTTAGAATTACGGATGCGCATTACGATTATTACCGCCTTAACTTCGGCGATGGTACTGAGCGGCGGGTTTTACCGGGCAAAGACACTAGCTACCAATATAAAAATGCCGGCACCTATCAGATTAGTATTAAAGCGGCGTATCGTAATGCTACTTGTACCGTCGAGAATACAGTAAAGGTACAAACCTTACCGGCTATAAACATTCCGGAACTACAAAGCCTGCAAATCACTCAATACGCCGTGAGTCAGGGCAGTTTAATTTTGCAAGCCTCCAGTTTACAACCGGACTATAATTATTTCATTGAACGAGCCCCGGTGGGTAGCACCAACTTTCAGGAAATACAACTACTTTCCTCCGTTCCCGTTTCCGGCACTATTACCCTCACCCATACCGATACGCGTACCCCTTACCAATACCGCCTACAGGTAACAGATTCTTGTGGTACTAAAACCGGTATTTTCTCCCAGGTGCTGGTATCGCAACCCATTAAAATTACTTCCGCCGAAAAGGCTTTACAAATACTTTGGTCACCGTACCCCAATACAACTGAAGTAGTAAATTACCAAATCTTTCGCGACAACAAGCTACTGCAAACTTTGCCGGCTGCCGCTACTACTTATCTGGATGCAGCCGTAGCCTGTGGTCGCCAGTATTGTTACCAGGTAGTCGCGCAATTAATTTCTAACCGTAGTTCGCGCTCTAACGATACTTGCCAAACAGGTGTGGCTACCGTGCCGCCCCAATACGGCTTTGCTCTGGCCTCCTTTAACGCGCAAAATCAGGTAGTATTAAAATTACTTATCCCAACAAACGAAACCTTAGCGGAAGTAAGCTGGCAAAAGAAAATAAATAATGGGCCCTTCGTCAATCTCGGTCAAGTAAAGCAAACCCTTTATCTGGATAGTGCCTCTTTTAACGAAAATAATCAACCTTGCTACCAGGCTACTTACACGGACTCTTGTGGACTTACTTCGGCGGTGAGCAATCAAACTTGTCCGGTTATTTTAAGTGGAACGTTTCATTCAACGGAGAACCGGGTGAATTTGCGCTGGTCGGCTTTTGTGGGCCTTACCGCTGCTCCTAGGTATACGATTGAAGTATCGGATGATGCTACCGGTCAACTGCTTAGTTCCTCCGAAGTGGGAAGCAATACTACTTTTACGGATAGAAAACTAAATACGACTAGTCAACTTTTGGCCTATCGCATAAAAGTTACTACTGCTAATTCACCGGAAATAAGCTATTCGAATAAAATACGCGTCGCGCAAGCTTTTACTGCCACCATACCCAACGCTTTTTCGCCGAATAGCGATGGCTTGAACGATATTTTTGAAGTAAAAGGCCGGTTTATTCAAGCTGTTCGCCTCAAAATTTATAATCGCTGGGGCCAGGTTATCTTCGAAAGCAAAAATCCCGGCGAAGGCTGGAACGGTAAAATAAACGGCCAGGATGCCCCCGTAGGAACGTATATTTTCTCCTTTACGGCGCAAGACCTCGATGGTAACACGATTCAGCGAAAAGGCTCTGTTACTTTAATCAAGTAG
- a CDS encoding aromatic amino acid lyase: MEEIFRLQPEIPLTIEIIQDILSQQVSLKYSVEPRDKADAFNNYSEREGLTSEELKNFAIGLGLEVPAEITRVMLLLLADFFAKNPLPLNSKIISRILEFYEFEILPQVFSQGLAVSPTAHLLMPVFGQGKVYFQNYLLNAADVHDIFSWQINSWPEKLPATLPQASFLGWGSLVYNFIQFKKLFSYYQILLPESPNLSSTEKLFPAQIEHLQSQLNEALAYPQTQQKHLSGLTCQLEKLLAKFGEHITESFSENRNNNSTLFTLNENLSVKAEYLLALLQTLSEENLIMYESGFDTNSGPSTNFIRHFWLQPYQILKNLEHILALATILQLTTTDSLKKNINSEENLRAVYRNQVIDVLKETVFAELIRKTISFIYARVTTNL; encoded by the coding sequence ATGGAAGAAATATTCCGGCTTCAACCCGAAATTCCGCTCACCATTGAAATTATTCAGGATATTCTTTCTCAACAAGTAAGTCTCAAATATTCAGTTGAGCCAAGGGATAAAGCTGATGCGTTTAATAATTATTCTGAAAGAGAGGGTTTAACTTCCGAAGAATTAAAGAATTTTGCTATTGGGTTGGGCTTAGAAGTTCCGGCAGAAATTACGCGCGTCATGCTTTTGTTACTGGCCGACTTCTTCGCGAAAAACCCGCTACCTTTAAATTCCAAAATTATTAGCCGGATACTGGAATTTTACGAGTTTGAAATTCTTCCGCAAGTTTTCAGTCAGGGACTTGCCGTTTCTCCGACCGCCCATTTGCTGATGCCGGTATTTGGCCAGGGCAAAGTATACTTCCAAAATTACTTACTAAATGCCGCTGATGTGCACGATATTTTTAGCTGGCAAATCAACTCCTGGCCCGAAAAGTTGCCGGCCACCCTGCCGCAAGCTTCTTTTTTAGGTTGGGGTAGCTTGGTATACAATTTTATTCAGTTCAAGAAATTATTTAGCTATTACCAAATTTTGCTTCCGGAATCTCCGAATCTATCCTCTACAGAAAAACTTTTCCCGGCTCAAATAGAGCATTTGCAAAGTCAGTTAAACGAAGCCCTGGCTTATCCGCAAACGCAACAAAAGCACCTCAGCGGTTTAACCTGCCAATTAGAGAAATTACTGGCTAAATTTGGGGAACATATTACAGAAAGCTTTTCCGAAAATAGAAATAATAATTCTACGCTTTTTACTTTAAACGAAAACTTGTCTGTGAAGGCAGAGTACTTGCTTGCTTTGCTGCAAACCTTAAGCGAGGAAAATTTAATTATGTACGAAAGCGGCTTTGACACGAATTCCGGGCCTTCGACTAATTTTATTCGTCATTTTTGGCTACAACCTTACCAGATATTAAAAAACCTGGAACATATACTGGCCCTTGCCACCATTTTACAATTAACTACAACAGACAGTTTAAAGAAAAATATAAATTCAGAAGAGAACTTGCGGGCAGTATACCGAAATCAGGTAATTGACGTTTTAAAGGAAACTGTTTTTGCTGAACTCATCCGGAAAACGATTTCGTTTATCTATGCCCGTGTTACAACCAACCTTTAA
- the hisS gene encoding histidine--tRNA ligase → MSKEKPSLPTGTRDFSPETVGKRNYIFNTIKRTFEKFGFQPLETPAMENLSVLTGKYGEEGDQLMFKILNNGLHEKKEPEKEKLQENWNKILQQPFSTPAITERALRYDLTVPFARFVVMNRNEITFPFKRYQIQPVWRADRPQKGRYREFYQCDADVVGTKSLLCEAEIVLMIDEVLTNLGITDFTIKINHRNILGGLYQALRAQGTETDLFAAIDKLDKIGREGVSKELLEKGFTIEMVERLFDILSLNGTFDKIDELKIKVDEAIGEIREDVELDENRLPIGEDRPNILKRVFRNPYGYDDLKRLKFYLENLGFKNFRRIALDITLARGLSYYTGCIFEVKVNNVKIGSISGGGRYDNLTGMFGLPNVSGVGISFGVDRIYDVLEELKLFPESAQTSTQVLITHFDNQSEKYALPILQQLRAANIATELYPDQVKLGKQMTYADQKNIPYVLLIGSEEITTGKLKLKNMRTGEQENLRVDEILKKLAV, encoded by the coding sequence ATGAGCAAAGAAAAACCGAGCCTTCCGACAGGAACCCGGGATTTTAGTCCGGAAACAGTAGGAAAGCGTAATTATATATTTAATACCATTAAGAGAACCTTCGAGAAATTTGGTTTTCAGCCTTTAGAGACGCCCGCCATGGAAAATTTATCGGTGCTAACGGGTAAGTACGGCGAAGAAGGCGATCAATTAATGTTTAAAATCTTAAACAACGGTCTGCACGAAAAGAAAGAGCCGGAAAAAGAGAAACTTCAAGAGAATTGGAATAAAATTCTTCAACAGCCCTTTTCCACTCCCGCCATTACCGAACGGGCTTTGCGCTACGACTTAACGGTACCTTTTGCCCGCTTCGTGGTAATGAACCGCAACGAAATTACTTTCCCCTTTAAACGCTACCAGATTCAACCGGTTTGGCGGGCCGATCGTCCGCAAAAAGGTCGTTATCGCGAATTTTACCAATGTGATGCCGACGTAGTTGGTACTAAATCGCTGCTCTGCGAAGCCGAAATAGTGCTGATGATTGATGAGGTTTTAACTAATTTAGGGATTACTGATTTTACGATAAAGATTAATCATAGAAATATTTTAGGCGGATTATACCAGGCACTAAGAGCGCAAGGTACTGAAACCGATTTATTTGCCGCTATTGACAAGTTAGACAAAATTGGTCGTGAAGGAGTAAGTAAAGAACTATTAGAAAAAGGATTTACTATTGAAATGGTTGAAAGACTGTTTGATATATTATCATTAAATGGTACGTTTGATAAAATTGATGAGCTTAAAATAAAGGTTGATGAAGCTATTGGTGAGATTCGAGAGGATGTTGAATTAGATGAAAACAGATTGCCAATAGGAGAAGATAGGCCGAATATTCTAAAGCGGGTATTTCGCAATCCTTATGGATATGACGATTTAAAAAGATTAAAATTTTATTTAGAAAATTTAGGTTTTAAAAATTTTCGCAGAATTGCCTTGGATATTACCCTTGCCCGTGGTCTCTCCTACTATACCGGTTGCATTTTCGAAGTAAAAGTAAATAATGTAAAAATAGGAAGTATTTCCGGCGGCGGGCGCTACGATAACTTAACGGGTATGTTTGGTTTACCGAATGTTTCGGGAGTGGGAATTTCCTTTGGCGTGGACCGTATTTACGATGTGCTAGAAGAGTTGAAATTATTTCCTGAGTCAGCCCAAACCAGTACCCAAGTTTTGATCACCCATTTTGATAATCAATCCGAAAAGTACGCCTTACCCATTTTACAGCAGTTACGGGCAGCGAATATTGCTACCGAGCTTTATCCCGATCAGGTGAAATTAGGGAAGCAAATGACCTATGCCGATCAGAAAAATATACCTTATGTTTTACTAATCGGCTCGGAAGAAATAACAACCGGCAAGTTAAAATTAAAAAATATGCGTACCGGCGAACAGGAAAATCTGCGGGTAGACGAAATTTTGAAGAAATTAGCGGTTTGA
- a CDS encoding carbon-nitrogen hydrolase family protein, whose amino-acid sequence MTEKIKASDKNKETEHKLTLRQLRLADYKAIKGIMDTVYSNLGGSWTKEEFAALLKAFPEGQICITDKGKVVAGALSIIVKYSDYGDKHTYEQIVGKGKFDTHNPDGDTLYGVDVFVDPEYRNLRLGRRLYDARKEMCENLNMRGIIAGGRIPGYMEQSEKMSPRKYIDMVRNKEIYDPILTFQLSNDFHVRKILKGYMPSDIESKAYATLLEWINVYYEEREELIGGQKTVVRIGIVQWQMRNLTSLEDLLQQIEFYVDTVSSYKADIIMFPEFFNAPLMALSNDPSPSSAIRSLADYTDEVREKLINMALSYNINIIAGSMPEYNNKQLHNVSYLCRRDGTYDKQYKLHVTPDEAAYWGLRGGNKLSIFDTDIGKIGILICYDVEFPELARMLSDMDMKILFVPYWTDTKNAYLRVRRCAQARAIENECYVAITGSVGNLPRVENMDIQYSQSAVFSPSDFAFPHDAVVAEATPNTEMTLIADLDLDLLKDLNTGGSVRNLRDRRKDLYNVNWILD is encoded by the coding sequence ATGACTGAAAAAATTAAAGCATCCGATAAAAATAAAGAAACCGAACATAAATTAACCTTACGCCAATTACGACTCGCCGATTATAAAGCCATTAAAGGCATTATGGATACGGTCTATTCGAACTTGGGCGGTTCCTGGACGAAAGAAGAATTTGCGGCACTGCTGAAAGCATTTCCCGAAGGCCAGATTTGTATTACCGATAAAGGGAAAGTGGTAGCCGGGGCGCTCAGTATTATTGTGAAATACTCGGATTACGGCGACAAGCATACGTACGAGCAAATTGTGGGTAAAGGAAAATTCGATACACATAATCCCGACGGGGACACCCTGTACGGCGTAGACGTTTTCGTGGACCCGGAATACCGCAACCTGCGCCTCGGCCGGCGTTTATACGATGCCCGGAAAGAAATGTGCGAAAACCTGAACATGCGCGGTATTATTGCGGGCGGCCGGATTCCGGGGTATATGGAACAATCCGAAAAAATGTCGCCGCGCAAGTACATCGACATGGTCCGCAACAAAGAAATTTACGACCCGATTCTCACTTTTCAGCTAAGTAACGATTTCCACGTCCGGAAAATATTAAAAGGCTACATGCCCAGCGATATCGAGTCAAAAGCTTATGCTACTTTGCTGGAGTGGATAAACGTGTATTACGAAGAGCGGGAAGAACTAATTGGCGGCCAGAAAACCGTGGTCCGGATCGGGATTGTGCAATGGCAGATGCGCAATCTTACTTCTTTGGAAGATTTATTGCAGCAGATTGAGTTTTACGTAGATACCGTAAGTTCGTACAAGGCCGATATTATTATGTTCCCGGAGTTTTTTAATGCTCCCCTTATGGCCCTCTCGAACGATCCGTCGCCTTCGTCCGCAATTCGCAGCCTGGCCGATTATACCGACGAAGTGCGGGAAAAACTCATTAATATGGCCTTGTCGTACAACATTAATATTATTGCCGGCAGCATGCCTGAGTATAATAACAAGCAGTTGCACAACGTGAGTTACCTTTGCCGCCGCGATGGCACCTACGATAAGCAATACAAGCTGCACGTTACTCCCGACGAAGCCGCTTATTGGGGTCTGCGGGGTGGGAACAAACTTTCTATTTTCGACACCGACATCGGAAAAATTGGCATTCTGATTTGCTACGACGTGGAGTTCCCGGAACTGGCCCGGATGTTATCCGACATGGACATGAAAATTTTATTTGTGCCTTACTGGACGGATACCAAAAACGCTTATCTCCGGGTGCGGCGCTGCGCTCAGGCTCGGGCCATTGAAAACGAGTGTTACGTAGCTATAACCGGTAGCGTGGGCAACTTGCCCCGCGTAGAAAACATGGATATTCAGTATTCGCAATCCGCCGTATTTTCGCCCTCCGATTTTGCTTTTCCGCACGATGCGGTAGTCGCCGAAGCTACCCCGAACACCGAAATGACCTTGATAGCCGACCTAGATTTGGATTTATTAAAAGACCTGAACACCGGCGGCAGTGTACGTAACTTGCGCGATCGTCGCAAAGATTTGTATAACGTAAACTGGATTTTAGATTAA
- a CDS encoding CoA transferase subunit B — translation MALDKHGIAKRIAQELKDGYYVNLGIGIPTLVANYIPAGMNVELQSENGLLGMGPFPAEAEIDPDLINAGKQTVTTLPGSSLFSSAESFAMIRGEHIDLTVLGAMEVSERGDIANWKIPGKLVKGMGGAMDLVASAKNIIVAMQHTSRDGQSKLLPTCSLPLTGLKCVKKIVTDLAVLEVTEQGFVLRERAPGVSVEQIQAATAGKLVVEGNIPEIKI, via the coding sequence ATGGCCTTAGATAAACACGGCATTGCCAAACGGATAGCTCAGGAATTAAAAGACGGGTATTACGTAAATTTGGGGATTGGTATTCCCACCTTGGTGGCCAACTACATACCCGCCGGAATGAACGTGGAATTGCAATCGGAGAATGGTTTATTGGGCATGGGTCCTTTTCCGGCGGAAGCTGAAATAGACCCTGATTTAATTAATGCTGGTAAACAAACCGTCACTACTTTACCCGGCTCTTCCCTCTTCAGTTCCGCGGAAAGCTTTGCCATGATTCGGGGCGAACACATTGATTTAACCGTTTTAGGCGCTATGGAAGTGTCGGAACGCGGGGATATCGCCAACTGGAAAATTCCGGGTAAACTGGTAAAAGGGATGGGCGGAGCGATGGACTTAGTAGCTTCGGCTAAAAATATTATTGTGGCGATGCAACATACCAGCCGCGACGGACAATCTAAATTATTACCTACCTGCAGTTTACCTCTAACCGGCCTGAAGTGCGTTAAAAAAATTGTAACCGATTTGGCCGTTTTAGAAGTTACCGAACAAGGCTTTGTATTACGGGAACGGGCGCCCGGGGTCTCCGTTGAACAAATACAAGCGGCTACCGCCGGTAAACTGGTAGTAGAAGGTAACATTCCGGAAATTAAAATATAA
- a CDS encoding low affinity iron permease family protein, with translation MEKMKDKQPSRFTLFFENFANQITWVSGKPVSFLVALGFVFVWAITGPLFKFSDTWQLVINTVTSIVTFLMVFLIQQSQNKDSQAIQLKLNEVVAALKGASNRLINIEDLSDEELKVLKSYYNQLSDIAEKEESIMEAHSLEDARENQKVKEQADFKPQ, from the coding sequence ATGGAAAAAATGAAAGACAAGCAGCCGAGCAGATTTACCCTATTCTTCGAAAATTTTGCTAACCAAATTACCTGGGTGTCGGGTAAGCCCGTTTCTTTTTTAGTGGCCTTGGGTTTTGTTTTCGTTTGGGCAATTACCGGGCCCTTATTTAAATTTTCGGATACTTGGCAGTTGGTAATTAATACGGTAACCAGCATTGTTACTTTTTTAATGGTTTTTCTCATTCAGCAATCCCAAAATAAAGACTCTCAAGCCATTCAGTTAAAATTAAACGAGGTGGTCGCCGCCCTGAAAGGCGCCAGTAACCGGCTCATTAACATCGAGGATTTGAGCGATGAAGAACTGAAAGTATTAAAAAGTTACTACAATCAATTATCGGATATAGCCGAAAAAGAAGAAAGTATTATGGAAGCGCACTCCCTGGAAGATGCCCGCGAAAACCAGAAAGTTAAAGAACAAGCTGATTTTAAACCGCAGTAG
- a CDS encoding CoA transferase subunit A, producing the protein MIDKVVANVQEALADIADGAVIMLGGFGLCGIPENCIAELLRKDVKKLTCISNNAGVDGFGLGLLLQKRQVKKMISSYVGENAEFERQLLSGELEVDLIPQGTLAERIRAGGAGIPAFFTPAGYGTEVGIGKETREFNGKMYLLEHWLQADFALVKAWKGDTAGNLIYKGTARNFNPMMATAGKITIAEVEELVPAGELDPNQIHTPGIFVQRVFKGQHYEKRIEHRTVKI; encoded by the coding sequence ATGATTGATAAGGTAGTAGCGAATGTACAAGAAGCGCTGGCCGATATTGCCGATGGGGCCGTTATAATGTTGGGTGGTTTTGGTCTTTGCGGAATCCCTGAAAACTGTATTGCCGAATTGCTCCGCAAAGACGTAAAAAAGTTAACCTGCATTTCAAATAACGCCGGCGTAGATGGTTTTGGCTTGGGATTGCTCCTGCAAAAACGCCAGGTGAAAAAAATGATTTCGAGTTACGTCGGCGAAAATGCCGAATTCGAAAGACAATTACTCAGCGGGGAATTGGAAGTAGACCTGATTCCGCAAGGAACGCTCGCCGAACGCATTCGGGCCGGCGGCGCTGGTATTCCCGCCTTTTTTACGCCGGCCGGTTACGGAACCGAAGTGGGAATTGGCAAAGAAACCCGGGAATTTAACGGCAAAATGTATTTATTGGAACATTGGCTTCAGGCCGATTTTGCGCTGGTAAAAGCGTGGAAGGGCGATACCGCCGGTAATTTAATTTACAAAGGTACGGCCCGCAATTTTAACCCCATGATGGCCACAGCCGGTAAAATTACCATTGCGGAAGTAGAAGAACTGGTTCCGGCCGGTGAATTGGACCCCAATCAAATTCATACCCCGGGTATTTTTGTCCAGCGCGTCTTTAAAGGACAACATTACGAAAAACGAATTGAACACCGTACCGTAAAGATTTAA